The Pseudanabaena galeata CCNP1313 genome includes a region encoding these proteins:
- a CDS encoding fimbrial biogenesis chaperone, producing the protein MNMRSLAAILPLIIGANLVTALPSSSQVEATFQFSPMLSKFAPSGQKSNQSFVVRNTGKKATAIQIRMVKREMDLDGKEINTDADDDFILYPPQMLVKAGESQTVRVTWVGDANPSKELSYRIIAEQLPIDLTEITQTQGNTTVSIKVLFQYMGSVYVVPPNVAPNVTLENAVCQVETSKDGKKENKLQLTFANQGTAHALLSNLRLSLAPIGKEANPIKLEAKQLTGVNGENMLAGSKRRFSLPCPVGLPNEKLSGTFEYDRGN; encoded by the coding sequence ATGAATATGCGATCGCTTGCCGCCATCTTGCCATTGATCATCGGTGCAAATCTAGTTACTGCGCTTCCTTCCTCATCTCAAGTCGAAGCCACCTTCCAGTTTTCGCCAATGTTGTCAAAATTTGCCCCCTCTGGACAAAAATCAAATCAGTCCTTTGTGGTCAGAAACACAGGCAAAAAAGCTACTGCTATTCAAATCAGAATGGTGAAACGGGAAATGGATCTTGATGGCAAAGAGATTAATACCGATGCCGATGATGACTTTATTCTCTATCCACCGCAAATGTTGGTTAAGGCTGGCGAAAGCCAAACCGTGCGAGTTACTTGGGTGGGAGATGCTAATCCATCCAAAGAGCTTTCCTATCGGATCATCGCTGAGCAACTGCCCATCGACTTAACAGAAATTACGCAAACCCAAGGTAATACGACAGTCTCAATCAAAGTTCTCTTTCAATACATGGGATCTGTTTATGTCGTACCGCCCAACGTTGCGCCTAATGTCACGCTAGAGAACGCTGTTTGTCAAGTGGAAACTAGCAAAGATGGCAAAAAAGAAAATAAATTACAGCTAACCTTTGCTAATCAAGGTACAGCCCACGCCCTGCTCAGTAACCTCCGCCTCAGTCTCGCTCCCATCGGCAAAGAAGCTAACCCCATCAAATTAGAAGCAAAGCAACTCACAGGCGTAAATGGCGAGAATATGTTGGCAGGTAGCAAACGCCGTTTTTCGTTGCCTTGCCCCGTCGGCTTACCCAATGAGAAGCTATCAGGCACATTCGAGTATGATCGCGGTAATTAA
- a CDS encoding helix-turn-helix domain-containing protein, whose amino-acid sequence MQTGKAYSQDLRERVIAGYQKGKTTMKEVADRFAVSRSWVNNLVQRQKQTGSVAAKPHGGGAVAKVNATHYPILEAIIEGQNDITLLEISQRFAEKTEILVSQSTICRALQEIELTRKKKLFMPTNKKVKQSNS is encoded by the coding sequence ATGCAAACAGGAAAAGCGTATTCACAGGATTTGAGAGAACGAGTAATCGCAGGGTATCAAAAAGGAAAAACCACGATGAAAGAAGTAGCCGATAGGTTTGCAGTAAGTCGAAGCTGGGTCAATAATCTGGTACAAAGACAAAAACAAACAGGGAGTGTGGCGGCAAAACCCCATGGAGGAGGAGCAGTAGCCAAAGTCAACGCAACCCATTACCCAATCCTAGAAGCAATCATTGAAGGACAAAATGATATAACCTTGCTAGAAATCAGTCAAAGGTTCGCGGAAAAGACAGAGATATTGGTAAGTCAGTCCACGATTTGTCGAGCCTTACAGGAAATCGAGTTAACCCGCAAAAAAAAACTTTTCATGCCGACAAACAAGAAAGTGAAGCAGTCAAACAGTTGA
- a CDS encoding IS630 family transposase, which translates to MSSLTGNRVNPQKKTFHADKQESEAVKQLRLEYQLIMWAIETNNLVFIDESGTNLNMARTYARSKKGTRAHGCKPHNKGKNLTIIAAIAITGVIAALSFFGSNNAVTFLFYVTEVLVPQLNDTMVVVMDNLNLHCSDEVRTAIENTGAKLIFLPTYSPDLSPIEMFWSKIKSILRSIAPRTTEQLYDAITLTFNSVSDSDFFGWFYECDARTTLI; encoded by the coding sequence TTGTCGAGCCTTACAGGAAATCGAGTTAACCCGCAAAAAAAAACTTTTCATGCCGACAAACAAGAAAGTGAAGCAGTCAAACAGTTGAGACTAGAATATCAACTGATAATGTGGGCAATCGAAACCAATAATCTGGTGTTTATCGATGAGTCAGGCACAAACCTAAATATGGCTAGGACTTATGCAAGGTCAAAAAAAGGCACAAGGGCGCATGGCTGTAAACCACACAACAAAGGTAAAAATCTGACCATCATTGCGGCGATCGCGATTACGGGGGTAATTGCGGCTCTATCATTTTTTGGCAGTAACAATGCGGTAACTTTTTTGTTTTATGTGACTGAGGTACTTGTACCACAGCTAAACGATACGATGGTCGTCGTGATGGATAATCTCAATCTCCACTGTAGCGATGAGGTCAGAACTGCGATTGAGAATACTGGCGCTAAACTGATTTTCTTGCCCACTTATTCTCCTGATTTATCACCGATTGAGATGTTTTGGTCAAAAATCAAATCCATTCTGCGTTCGATTGCTCCGAGAACCACTGAGCAGCTTTATGATGCTATCACTCTCACTTTCAATTCTGTTTCCGATTCTGACTTCTTTGGCTGGTTTTACGAATGTGACGCTCGTACCACGCTCATTTGA